One Pyrococcus furiosus DSM 3638 genomic window, TTGCTTCATCGTACTCTTTGATCCTCTCATCCAGATATTTAATTGCATCTTCAAGCGTCTTCTCAACTGCATATCCAGAACCAACGCTGATTATTGCGTTGTTCTTATCCACTATCTTTCCTTTAAGAAAAGACCCAGCACCTATAGGAACTAGAATTTCAGGATTCTCATCCTCAATTTTCATTAGGTTTTCCAGAGTTTCCTTTACAGTTTGAACCTCCGCCTGTGCTAAGCTGAGAAGCTCCAAATTTTGGGCCAAAAGCTGAGCTTGGGCCTGTACAACTTGGTACTCATAAGCAACCTTTTCCAATTCCTTATTGTTTTCCATCTTAATCACCCAATAAAAAAATAATTAAAGCTCGAGGCTGAGCCTCCTAACAACTATGTCTTCCGCTTCTTCTGGCCTAATTTCCTTGATTTCCTTGATGAATATCTTGTTCCTCTTCACTTTGTGCTTGCTTCCTATGTCTGAGTATACGAGCTCCTTTACGTCTTCCTCCTTTATTCCCCTGTACTCCTTGGTGAACTTAAACTTCCTCCCATTCTTTTCAAAATATCCGTGAACGCGGAAGACCTTCACCTTCATCGGCTCACCTCCTTCATATAAATCCTAATGCCTCTTCGATCTTAACAATTTCAGGACCAGTAGTTAGATGACCAACGACAACTCCGTAAGAGTTCGCTAACATACAGGAACCAACGTAGGGAACGCCCATGTTAGCCGTTCCAACATACACGTCAACCTTAAAGAGATCTGAAAGCCACTCTAACTCCTCATCAGTGGCCTCTGGGTGGACGAGCCCTCCCTTGTTTGTGACTACCCCAGCGCTACCAACAGCCACTATTCCTGCAATAACTCCCCTCTCAACTTCAACTCCTAAGATGTCCCCGATTTTCTTAGCTTCTTCCCTTGAAAACTTTGAGCTTACTAGCGCTCCCTTGTCATTGGTTAGGATTAAGTTACCGAGGGCAGTATACTTGGTTTGGAAGGGAACAACTTCTGTATCAATACCATATTCCCTAAAAGCATTTTTTATTTTTTCCAGCTCAGAATCCCACACATACCAAGGGACTATTATTGCGTTGGAATTTCCAGCTCCCAATACTCCAATTATTCTAGACTTCATTAAGCTAGCCTCAACAACGGGAACTTTAAGGACTTCCCTAATAACCTCTAACTTCTTCTCCTGAAGCCCTTCCCTAATTAATACAACTTTGTCAGTAGCTATCCCAAACACGCCGAGATATGGAGAATTTTCAAAGTCGAGCTTTTCTATGTGCATTAATATCACCTATTGGGAGGGGGAAGTCAGGCGAGAGTAACGTAGGCTATCCTGACAGT contains:
- the pfdA gene encoding prefoldin subunit alpha, which gives rise to MENNKELEKVAYEYQVVQAQAQLLAQNLELLSLAQAEVQTVKETLENLMKIEDENPEILVPIGAGSFLKGKIVDKNNAIISVGSGYAVEKTLEDAIKYLDERIKEYDEAIRKTQEALNELQKRAAELAKKAQEIQQKQAMSFKLKK
- the rpl18a gene encoding 50S ribosomal protein L18Ae; its protein translation is MKVKVFRVHGYFEKNGRKFKFTKEYRGIKEEDVKELVYSDIGSKHKVKRNKIFIKEIKEIRPEEAEDIVVRRLSLEL
- a CDS encoding translation initiation factor IF-6 produces the protein MHIEKLDFENSPYLGVFGIATDKVVLIREGLQEKKLEVIREVLKVPVVEASLMKSRIIGVLGAGNSNAIIVPWYVWDSELEKIKNAFREYGIDTEVVPFQTKYTALGNLILTNDKGALVSSKFSREEAKKIGDILGVEVERGVIAGIVAVGSAGVVTNKGGLVHPEATDEELEWLSDLFKVDVYVGTANMGVPYVGSCMLANSYGVVVGHLTTGPEIVKIEEALGFI